In Neorhizobium galegae, the following proteins share a genomic window:
- a CDS encoding sulfatase-like hydrolase/transferase: MNEYRPFRQSDAVRIGHIAQRKANGSPIPRITISLAIMVAILTLPSNYNEFSELRFPLEVVGIALLASAFRGIGFSLLRWAVTLLLAAMLFLKLADIGTGTAFQRPFNPYLDLKIFTDGWNLLSGALGITEAVAIICMGLLAWLVVATLLHWSLGGFRRLSFGGRRKSVLVSGTVLLIGLAALVVQNPDRRNLGVEAHAASYFVNRVGMVKDSIADLARFEDELKQDPRPAGPYFSALAGTDVVLIFIESYGRSAIEDPRYAARLNSRLTSVEKEIEAAGLQARSGWLTSPTVGGISWLAHGTLLSGLWVNSQGRYDRMITSERPSLNNLFRSSGWRTTAVMPAITLDWPEAGYFGYDSIHAAAGLGYRGKPFNWVTMPDQFTLEAFERLERQARDKPGHKPVMAEMALISSHAPWTPIPSLIPWDKVGDGAVFNAQAESGDPPSVVWADPNRVRAQYLTSIDYTLETLGSYMARYGKNTLFILLGDHQPASIVAGEGASRDVPVHIVTGNPELLKRLEGWNWQKGMIPQPSTAVYRMDEFRRKLVESFD; the protein is encoded by the coding sequence ATGAACGAGTATCGGCCTTTTCGCCAGAGTGACGCCGTCAGAATAGGGCATATCGCGCAACGCAAGGCAAATGGATCACCGATCCCGAGGATCACGATTTCGCTTGCGATCATGGTCGCGATTCTGACTCTGCCTTCCAATTACAACGAATTCTCGGAACTGCGGTTTCCGCTGGAAGTCGTCGGGATAGCGCTGCTGGCATCGGCGTTTAGGGGGATCGGCTTTTCTCTCCTGCGCTGGGCCGTCACGCTGCTGCTTGCCGCAATGCTGTTCCTGAAGCTTGCGGATATCGGCACCGGCACGGCCTTCCAGCGGCCATTCAATCCCTATCTGGATCTGAAGATCTTCACCGACGGCTGGAATCTCCTGAGCGGCGCCTTGGGCATCACCGAGGCGGTTGCAATCATCTGCATGGGCCTTCTGGCATGGCTGGTTGTCGCTACCCTTCTCCATTGGTCGCTCGGCGGTTTTCGGCGCCTCTCATTCGGGGGCCGGCGCAAGTCCGTTCTCGTCAGCGGCACGGTGCTGCTGATCGGACTGGCGGCGCTGGTGGTCCAGAACCCCGATCGTCGCAATCTCGGGGTCGAAGCGCATGCAGCTTCCTATTTCGTCAATCGCGTCGGCATGGTGAAGGACTCGATTGCCGATCTCGCCCGGTTCGAGGACGAATTGAAGCAGGATCCGCGGCCCGCCGGGCCGTATTTCTCGGCGCTTGCCGGTACCGATGTCGTCCTGATTTTTATCGAATCCTATGGCCGCAGTGCGATCGAGGATCCGCGTTATGCGGCGCGCCTCAACAGCCGGCTGACCTCGGTGGAGAAGGAGATCGAGGCAGCAGGCCTGCAGGCACGCAGCGGGTGGCTGACTTCGCCGACGGTCGGCGGCATCAGCTGGCTGGCGCATGGCACGCTGCTCTCCGGCCTCTGGGTCAACAGTCAGGGCCGCTACGACCGGATGATCACCAGCGAGCGGCCGAGCCTCAACAACCTCTTCCGTTCCTCCGGCTGGCGCACCACGGCGGTCATGCCGGCGATCACGCTCGACTGGCCGGAAGCCGGTTATTTCGGCTACGACAGCATCCATGCCGCCGCGGGACTCGGATATCGCGGAAAACCCTTCAATTGGGTGACGATGCCGGATCAGTTCACGCTCGAGGCGTTCGAGAGGCTGGAACGGCAGGCCCGTGACAAGCCCGGCCACAAACCGGTCATGGCGGAAATGGCGCTGATCTCCAGCCACGCCCCCTGGACGCCTATCCCGTCGCTGATCCCCTGGGATAAGGTCGGCGACGGCGCCGTCTTTAATGCGCAGGCGGAAAGCGGCGATCCACCCTCGGTCGTCTGGGCCGATCCCAACCGCGTCCGGGCGCAATACCTCACCTCGATCGATTATACGCTCGAAACGCTCGGCTCCTACATGGCGCGTTACGGAAAGAACACGCTGTTCATCCTGCTCGGCGATCACCAGCCGGCGTCGATCGTTGCCGGCGAAGGCGCCTCGCGCGACGTGCCGGTGCATATCGTCACCGGCAACCCGGAACTCCTGAAGCGTCTCGAGGGCTGGAACTGGCAGAAGGGCATGATCCCGCAGCCGTCCACCGCGGTCTATCGCATGGACGAATTTCGCCGGAAGCTGGTCGAGAGCTTCGATTGA
- a CDS encoding cobyrinate a,c-diamide synthase, translated as MTARALIIGAPRSGSGKTSVTIGLLRAFARRGVKVRGIKTGPDYIDPGFHEAATHLPGLNLDSWAMAPDLLRHLARGQAEDAELLLIESAMGLFDGIVSEENRSGAASDLARLFRLPVLLVLDVSGQSQTAGVIAYGFAHYDPTVKIAACVLNRAGSERHKKLCGDAIQAAGLPVVGTVLRDPSLVLPERHLGLVQASEHPEMDAHIERLADAMEASLDLDAIYAAAKPFNIPGGSAEKSLRPPGQRIALAQDAAFTFLYPHLMREWRSAGAEVVPFSPLANETPLVDCDVCWLPGGYPELHAGRLAAAENFKSGLTRFAETKPIHGECGGYMVLGETLEDADGVTHAMTGLLSHRTSFAKRRMNLGYRQAELVQDSPLGRKGDTIRGHEFHYASVVSPGTDAAFATIADGGGKLIGPTGGRRGLVSGAFFHAIARG; from the coding sequence ATGACGGCCCGCGCGCTCATCATCGGTGCGCCGCGCTCCGGCTCCGGCAAGACCAGCGTCACGATCGGCCTCTTGCGCGCCTTTGCCCGCCGCGGCGTCAAGGTGCGCGGCATCAAGACCGGACCGGACTATATCGATCCCGGGTTCCATGAGGCCGCAACGCATCTGCCGGGCCTCAACCTCGACAGCTGGGCGATGGCGCCGGATCTGCTGCGGCATCTCGCGCGCGGCCAGGCGGAAGATGCGGAACTGCTTTTGATCGAAAGCGCCATGGGCCTGTTCGACGGCATCGTCAGCGAAGAGAACCGTTCGGGCGCTGCCTCCGATCTCGCCCGGCTGTTCCGCCTGCCCGTGCTGCTGGTGCTGGATGTCTCCGGCCAGTCCCAAACCGCCGGCGTGATCGCCTACGGTTTTGCCCATTACGATCCGACCGTGAAGATCGCCGCCTGCGTCCTCAACCGTGCCGGCAGCGAGCGCCACAAGAAACTTTGCGGCGATGCCATCCAGGCGGCAGGACTTCCCGTCGTCGGCACCGTCCTGCGTGATCCCTCGCTGGTTCTGCCCGAACGGCACCTCGGCCTCGTCCAGGCGAGCGAACATCCGGAAATGGACGCGCATATCGAGCGGCTGGCCGATGCCATGGAAGCCTCGCTCGACCTCGATGCGATCTATGCCGCTGCAAAGCCGTTCAATATTCCCGGCGGTTCGGCCGAAAAATCACTGCGGCCGCCGGGCCAGCGCATCGCGCTGGCGCAGGATGCCGCCTTTACCTTCCTCTATCCGCATCTGATGCGCGAATGGCGCTCCGCCGGCGCGGAGGTTGTTCCCTTCTCCCCCCTGGCCAACGAAACACCGCTAGTCGATTGTGACGTCTGCTGGCTGCCGGGCGGATATCCAGAATTGCATGCGGGAAGGCTCGCCGCCGCCGAAAACTTTAAGTCCGGCCTCACCCGGTTTGCGGAAACGAAACCGATCCACGGCGAGTGCGGCGGCTACATGGTTCTGGGCGAAACGCTGGAGGATGCCGATGGTGTCACCCACGCCATGACCGGACTGCTTTCCCACCGTACCAGTTTCGCCAAACGCCGGATGAACCTCGGCTACCGCCAGGCGGAACTTGTCCAGGATAGCCCGCTCGGCCGAAAGGGCGATACGATCCGCGGCCATGAATTCCACTATGCCAGCGTGGTGTCGCCGGGCACGGACGCCGCCTTTGCGACGATCGCCGACGGTGGCGGCAAGCTGATCGGTCCGACAGGCGGCCGGCGAGGCCTGGTCAGCGGCGCCTTTTTTCACGCGATTGCTCGCGGCTAA
- the cobA gene encoding uroporphyrinogen-III C-methyltransferase, with the protein MNESIETIVAAPVFEPGHVWLAGAGPGHPRYLTLEVADALRKADVIVHDALVSDGVLSLATTAELIFVGKRGGKPSVAQDDITGLLIELARKGKRVLRLKGGDPFVFGRGGEEAEALVKENIPFRILPGMTSALAALASANIPATMRGMSRAITLATGHAAGSPGDLDWKALAKTGEPIVVYMGVSTIGTIARLLIEGGLSSETPVAVLMAATTPDERSLTATLATVEAEVERQKFAAPALIVIGRIVSMQAVLTGGKP; encoded by the coding sequence ATGAATGAAAGCATCGAAACCATCGTCGCAGCACCCGTCTTCGAGCCCGGCCATGTCTGGCTCGCCGGCGCCGGCCCCGGCCATCCGCGTTACCTGACGCTGGAAGTCGCCGACGCGCTTCGCAAGGCGGACGTGATCGTCCATGACGCGCTGGTCTCCGACGGCGTGCTTTCGCTCGCGACGACCGCCGAGCTTATCTTCGTCGGAAAACGCGGCGGCAAACCCTCCGTCGCGCAGGACGATATTACCGGCCTGCTGATCGAACTCGCCCGCAAGGGCAAGCGCGTCTTGCGGCTGAAGGGCGGCGATCCCTTCGTGTTCGGGCGCGGCGGCGAGGAAGCGGAAGCGCTCGTCAAGGAAAACATCCCGTTCCGCATCCTGCCGGGCATGACCTCGGCGCTGGCGGCTCTCGCTTCGGCCAACATTCCCGCGACAATGCGGGGAATGAGCCGTGCGATCACCCTTGCCACCGGCCATGCGGCGGGAAGCCCCGGCGATCTGGACTGGAAGGCACTGGCGAAAACCGGCGAGCCGATCGTCGTCTATATGGGCGTCAGCACGATCGGTACTATCGCTCGGCTGCTGATCGAAGGCGGGCTGTCGTCGGAAACGCCGGTCGCGGTGCTGATGGCGGCGACGACGCCGGACGAACGCTCGCTGACTGCAACGCTGGCAACGGTCGAGGCCGAGGTCGAACGACAGAAATTCGCCGCTCCCGCGCTGATCGTCATCGGCCGGATCGTGTCCATGCAGGCCGTGCTAACGGGTGGCAAGCCATGA
- a CDS encoding ABC transporter permease subunit: MKIERLLPGLAGIVFLAIIPLLPVPPFWLTILNNIGLASLVTIGLVLLTGVGGLTSFGQAAFCGFGAYTTAVLSTNYGLSPWLTLPLSLIVGAATALPLGLITVRLSGHFLPLGTIAWGLALYYLFGKIDLLGRYDGISGIPPIEFSGYRFMSDGSIYYLIWFFVIAVAIGAKNLLDSRIGRGIRALRGGGQAAEAFGVNIVRAKLTVFVFAGVVAALSGWLYAHMQRSVNPTPFGLSMGIEYLLMAVVGGSGHVWGAIFGASIVLILKELLQRFLPDLVGTTANFEMVVFGILLVVTLQLARDGLWPFVLKLLPKRPARPLPTSDDRLAKRTLAPAGSSLIKVEKARKAFGGLVAVNDVSFEVRAGQVVGLIGPNGAGKSTTFNLITGLASLTSGSVFYEGQPMSGDSPREVAKHGIARTFQHAKILPDMSVLENVALGAHLRGSAGVFRSFLRLERRQEATLLAEAAYQLDRVGLGAYRDRPAGDLALGQIRILEIARALSADPAVLLLDEPAAGLRHGEKQELANLLKKLREEGVSVLLVEHDMGFVMGLVDHLVVLDFGTLIAEGKPADVRKHPAVVAAYLGGVA; the protein is encoded by the coding sequence ATGAAGATCGAGCGTTTGCTTCCCGGCCTCGCCGGCATCGTTTTCCTGGCGATCATTCCCCTCCTGCCGGTGCCGCCCTTCTGGCTGACGATCCTCAACAATATCGGCCTCGCCTCGCTGGTGACGATCGGCCTCGTGCTCTTGACCGGCGTCGGCGGTCTCACCTCGTTCGGCCAGGCCGCCTTCTGCGGTTTCGGCGCCTATACGACGGCAGTGCTGAGCACGAACTACGGCTTGTCGCCGTGGCTGACCCTGCCGTTGTCGCTGATCGTCGGGGCGGCGACCGCCCTGCCGCTCGGCCTCATCACCGTGCGCCTTTCCGGCCATTTCCTGCCGCTCGGCACGATCGCCTGGGGCCTGGCGCTTTATTATCTGTTCGGCAAGATCGACCTCCTCGGCCGTTACGACGGCATTTCCGGCATCCCGCCGATTGAATTCTCCGGCTATCGCTTCATGAGCGACGGGTCGATCTATTACCTCATCTGGTTTTTCGTGATTGCGGTCGCAATCGGCGCGAAAAACCTGCTCGACTCGCGGATCGGCCGTGGTATCCGGGCACTGCGCGGCGGCGGCCAGGCGGCGGAAGCCTTCGGCGTCAACATCGTGCGCGCCAAGCTTACCGTCTTCGTGTTCGCCGGCGTGGTCGCGGCCCTTTCCGGCTGGCTCTACGCCCACATGCAGCGCTCGGTGAACCCGACGCCGTTCGGGCTCAGCATGGGCATCGAATATCTGCTGATGGCCGTGGTCGGTGGCTCCGGCCATGTCTGGGGGGCGATCTTCGGTGCCAGCATCGTGCTGATCCTGAAGGAACTGCTGCAGCGTTTCCTGCCGGATCTGGTCGGCACGACCGCCAACTTCGAAATGGTGGTTTTCGGCATCCTGCTGGTGGTGACCCTGCAGCTCGCCCGGGACGGTCTCTGGCCATTCGTATTGAAGCTCCTGCCGAAGCGGCCAGCGCGGCCTCTGCCCACTTCCGACGACAGGCTTGCCAAACGAACGCTCGCGCCGGCCGGCTCGTCGCTGATCAAGGTGGAAAAGGCGCGAAAAGCCTTCGGCGGGCTGGTCGCGGTCAACGATGTCAGTTTCGAAGTGCGCGCCGGCCAGGTCGTCGGCCTGATCGGCCCGAACGGCGCCGGCAAGAGCACGACCTTCAACCTCATCACCGGCCTCGCTTCATTGACCAGCGGATCGGTTTTCTACGAGGGCCAGCCGATGTCCGGCGACAGCCCGCGCGAAGTCGCCAAACACGGCATCGCCCGCACCTTCCAGCACGCAAAGATCCTGCCGGACATGTCGGTATTGGAAAATGTCGCGCTCGGCGCGCATCTGCGCGGCTCGGCCGGCGTCTTCAGGAGCTTCCTGCGGCTGGAGCGGAGGCAGGAGGCGACGCTGCTTGCAGAGGCCGCCTATCAGCTCGACCGCGTCGGGCTCGGCGCCTATCGCGACCGGCCAGCCGGCGATCTGGCGCTCGGCCAGATCCGCATCCTGGAGATCGCCCGCGCCCTGTCCGCCGACCCGGCCGTGCTGCTGCTCGACGAACCCGCGGCGGGCCTGCGTCACGGTGAAAAACAGGAGCTCGCCAACCTCTTGAAGAAGCTGCGCGAAGAGGGCGTCAGCGTGCTCCTCGTCGAACACGACATGGGCTTCGTCATGGGTCTCGTCGACCATCTCGTGGTGCTCGATTTCGGCACCCTGATCGCCGAAGGCAAGCCGGCCGACGTGCGCAAACATCCGGCGGTCGTCGCCGCCTATCTGGGAGGTGTCGCATGA
- a CDS encoding cobalt-precorrin-5B (C(1))-methyltransferase produces MEVDGKNLRRGWTTGTCAAAASKAACLALMSGKFPDMIEVTLPGGQTPSFALAIEEAGEGFARAGIVKDAGDDPDVTHGALIKSTVRRGAAGSGIIFKAGEGVGTVTRAGLPLPVGEPAINPVPRKMIAQAIAEVAGSEADFEVEISVADGEKIAEKTLNGRLGILGGISILGTTGIVIPFSCSAWIHSIWRGIDVARAAGLTHVAGATGNTSEKAVQTHHGLHEIALIDMGDFVGGMLKYLRDHPVPKVTIAGGVAKMTKLAQGMLDVHSKRGLADLEALAKLAGEAGASDELAAQIATANTVSQAFALAGENGLALGDRIAALAWKTAAKALKDPEIALEILVYDREGRLVGQTAFTPSDHSESLVSV; encoded by the coding sequence ATGGAAGTGGATGGCAAGAACCTTCGTCGTGGCTGGACCACGGGAACCTGCGCGGCGGCGGCGAGCAAGGCGGCCTGTCTTGCTCTCATGTCCGGAAAATTCCCCGACATGATCGAGGTGACGTTGCCCGGAGGGCAGACGCCATCCTTCGCGCTCGCCATCGAAGAGGCGGGCGAGGGATTTGCGAGAGCCGGGATCGTCAAGGATGCCGGCGATGATCCGGATGTCACGCACGGCGCGCTGATCAAGAGCACCGTGCGGCGCGGCGCGGCCGGCAGCGGCATCATTTTCAAGGCTGGCGAAGGTGTCGGCACCGTCACCCGTGCCGGCCTGCCTCTGCCCGTCGGTGAACCCGCCATCAATCCGGTGCCGCGCAAGATGATCGCACAGGCGATCGCCGAGGTCGCCGGCAGCGAGGCCGATTTCGAGGTCGAGATTTCCGTCGCCGACGGAGAGAAGATCGCCGAGAAGACGCTGAACGGCCGGCTCGGAATTTTGGGCGGCATCTCGATCCTCGGCACGACGGGGATCGTCATTCCCTTTTCCTGCTCGGCCTGGATCCATTCCATCTGGCGCGGCATCGATGTTGCGCGCGCTGCCGGCCTCACCCATGTGGCGGGCGCCACCGGCAACACGTCCGAAAAGGCGGTGCAGACGCATCATGGATTGCACGAGATCGCGCTGATCGACATGGGCGATTTCGTCGGCGGCATGCTGAAATATCTGCGCGACCATCCGGTGCCGAAGGTGACGATCGCCGGCGGTGTCGCCAAGATGACCAAGCTCGCGCAGGGCATGCTCGACGTCCACTCCAAGCGCGGATTGGCTGATCTCGAAGCTCTGGCGAAACTCGCCGGTGAAGCCGGGGCGAGCGATGAGCTTGCGGCGCAGATTGCCACCGCCAACACGGTATCCCAAGCCTTTGCGCTTGCGGGTGAAAACGGCCTGGCATTGGGCGACCGGATCGCCGCGCTCGCCTGGAAGACCGCTGCCAAGGCACTCAAGGACCCAGAGATCGCGCTGGAAATCCTGGTTTACGATCGCGAGGGCCGGCTGGTCGGCCAGACCGCGTTTACGCCGTCCGATCATTCGGAATCCTTGGTATCGGTCTGA
- a CDS encoding branched-chain amino acid ABC transporter permease: MDAMIATFLIQDGVTNGAIYALLGLALVLLFSVTRVIFIPQGEFVAYGALTLALLDGGKVPATTSLLVCFGAVAFLFDLWSMRLGTDVRTFLRSLALNLVLPGVIYGITIVLAPLDLPSVAKALLTILIITPMGVYVYRIAYRPLADASVLVLLIASVGVHLAMMGLGLVFFGAEGLRAEPLADDNYTIGALMVSAQSLCIYGATIAIIIGLYMFFERTLLGKALRATAVNRLGARLVGVRTHLTGVTAFTLAAAIGAVSGVLIGPITTIYYDTGFLIGLKGFVAAIIGGLASFPITAIAAIGVGLVESFSSFFASSYKEVIVFGLIIPVLIWLSLSGGFHEEE, from the coding sequence TTGGACGCGATGATTGCGACCTTCCTGATCCAGGATGGTGTCACCAATGGCGCGATCTATGCGCTTCTCGGTCTGGCGCTGGTCCTGCTCTTTTCGGTCACGCGGGTGATCTTCATCCCCCAGGGCGAATTCGTCGCCTATGGCGCGCTGACGCTGGCGCTTCTCGACGGCGGGAAGGTGCCCGCCACCACATCGCTTCTCGTCTGTTTCGGGGCGGTTGCTTTCCTGTTCGACCTTTGGAGCATGCGCCTCGGTACCGATGTCCGCACCTTTCTGCGCAGCCTCGCGCTCAACCTGGTGCTCCCCGGCGTGATCTACGGCATCACCATCGTGCTTGCGCCGCTCGACCTTCCGTCCGTTGCGAAGGCCCTGCTCACCATTCTGATCATCACGCCCATGGGCGTCTACGTCTACCGGATCGCCTACCGGCCGCTTGCCGATGCGTCCGTGCTTGTCCTGCTGATTGCCTCGGTTGGCGTGCATCTCGCCATGATGGGGCTTGGCCTCGTCTTCTTCGGCGCGGAGGGCCTGCGCGCCGAACCGCTCGCCGACGACAACTACACGATCGGAGCCTTGATGGTGAGCGCCCAGAGCCTCTGCATCTACGGAGCGACGATCGCGATCATCATCGGCCTCTACATGTTCTTCGAGCGAACCCTGCTCGGCAAGGCGCTGCGCGCGACCGCCGTCAACCGGCTCGGCGCACGGCTGGTCGGCGTCCGCACCCATCTGACCGGCGTCACCGCCTTCACGCTGGCAGCCGCCATCGGGGCCGTTTCCGGGGTGCTGATCGGCCCGATCACCACGATCTATTACGACACCGGCTTCCTGATCGGCCTCAAGGGCTTCGTGGCGGCGATCATCGGCGGGCTTGCGAGCTTCCCGATCACCGCGATCGCCGCGATCGGCGTCGGCCTGGTCGAATCCTTCTCGTCCTTCTTCGCCAGCAGTTACAAGGAGGTCATCGTCTTCGGGCTCATCATTCCAGTCCTGATCTGGCTGTCGCTGAGCGGCGGCTTCCACGAGGAGGAGTGA
- a CDS encoding ABC transporter substrate-binding protein codes for MKNRFFAGMAPVAVLSFSLFASSALADVTIGVTISSTGPGAALGIPLKNSVELWPAEVGGEKLKVIVLDDAGDPSVATTNARRFVNDDKVDVIVGSALTPASIAVAGVAGETSTPHLSCSPVPPAISKGKWTFVMPQDAGLIARNLFAKMKADGVKTVGYIGFSDSYGDLWMGQFKAIGEQYGLKVVADERYARPDTSVSGQVLKLVAARPDAVFVGASGTGAALPQIGLRERGFAGKIYQTHGAVTFDFLRIAGKAADNTIFASGPAMAPEALPDTAETKPEGMAYVTAYEKKYGPGTRTQFGPHINDAMAILKKAIPVALKKAKPGTPEFRAALRDAIETGGPFPASQGVFNFKADDHLGLDDRAVVLFTAKNGKFEITK; via the coding sequence ATGAAGAACCGGTTTTTTGCTGGAATGGCGCCTGTTGCCGTCCTGTCCTTTTCCTTGTTTGCAAGCTCTGCACTGGCTGACGTGACGATTGGCGTGACCATATCGTCGACCGGCCCGGGTGCGGCGCTCGGCATTCCGCTGAAGAACTCCGTCGAATTGTGGCCAGCCGAAGTGGGCGGCGAAAAGCTGAAGGTCATCGTTCTCGATGATGCCGGCGACCCCTCGGTTGCCACCACCAATGCCCGCCGCTTCGTCAACGACGACAAGGTCGATGTCATCGTCGGTTCCGCGCTGACGCCCGCTTCGATCGCTGTTGCCGGTGTTGCCGGTGAAACCAGTACGCCGCATCTCTCCTGCTCGCCGGTTCCGCCGGCCATTTCCAAAGGCAAGTGGACCTTTGTGATGCCGCAGGATGCCGGCCTGATCGCCAGGAACCTGTTTGCCAAGATGAAGGCCGATGGCGTCAAGACGGTCGGTTATATCGGCTTCTCCGATAGCTACGGCGACCTGTGGATGGGCCAGTTCAAGGCGATCGGCGAACAGTACGGCCTGAAGGTCGTGGCCGACGAGCGTTATGCCCGCCCCGACACCTCCGTTTCCGGCCAGGTGCTGAAACTCGTGGCCGCGCGTCCGGATGCCGTCTTCGTCGGCGCCTCGGGCACCGGTGCCGCGCTGCCGCAGATCGGTCTGCGCGAACGTGGCTTCGCCGGCAAGATCTACCAGACCCATGGCGCCGTGACCTTCGACTTCCTGCGCATCGCCGGCAAGGCTGCAGACAACACGATCTTCGCGTCCGGCCCGGCCATGGCGCCGGAAGCCCTGCCCGATACCGCGGAGACCAAGCCGGAAGGCATGGCCTACGTGACGGCCTACGAAAAGAAGTACGGTCCCGGCACCCGCACCCAGTTCGGCCCGCATATCAACGATGCCATGGCCATCCTCAAGAAGGCCATCCCGGTCGCGCTGAAGAAGGCAAAGCCCGGCACGCCGGAATTCCGCGCTGCTCTCCGTGACGCCATCGAAACCGGCGGTCCCTTCCCGGCAAGCCAGGGCGTCTTCAACTTCAAGGCCGACGATCACCTCGGCCTCGACGACCGCGCCGTCGTGCTGTTCACGGCCAAGAACGGCAAGTTCGAGATCACCAAGTAA
- the kynU gene encoding kynureninase encodes MTDFEKTRSLFYLPEGMIYLDGNSLGPLPLAAKERVARLMADEWGELLIKGWNKAGWMTLPRRIGDRVAKLIGAAEGTVVMGDTLSIKVYQALASALELVPERKVVLSDSGNFPSDLYMAQGLIGSLGKGLELKIVEPEGVEAAIDETVAVVMLTEVDYRTGRLHDMKVLTEKAHAAGAITVWDLAHTAGALPVDLADADADFAVGCTYKYLNGGPGAPAFIYVAPRHAHKVRPALSGWLGHERPFAFDLGYRPGGGIDRMRVGTPPIIGLAALDAALDAWDGVDMADLRRQSINLCDLFVAEVEKRCPMLKLGSPRDGTKRGSQISFLHDEGYAIMQALIARGVIGDFRAPNAIRFGFTPLYIGEAEVLGAVNILEDIMTNRLWDTAEYKQRALVT; translated from the coding sequence GTGACGGATTTCGAAAAGACCCGCTCGCTCTTCTATCTGCCGGAAGGCATGATCTATCTCGACGGCAATTCGCTCGGACCGCTGCCGCTTGCAGCCAAGGAACGGGTCGCCAGGCTGATGGCTGATGAATGGGGCGAGCTGCTGATCAAGGGCTGGAACAAGGCCGGCTGGATGACGCTGCCACGGCGAATCGGCGACCGGGTGGCCAAGCTGATCGGGGCGGCGGAAGGCACGGTCGTCATGGGAGATACGCTGTCGATCAAGGTCTACCAGGCGCTCGCTTCGGCATTGGAACTCGTGCCGGAACGCAAGGTCGTATTGTCCGACAGCGGTAATTTTCCATCCGACCTCTATATGGCGCAGGGCCTGATCGGCTCGCTCGGCAAAGGTCTTGAGCTGAAGATCGTCGAGCCGGAAGGCGTCGAAGCTGCGATCGACGAAACCGTCGCCGTGGTCATGCTGACCGAAGTGGATTATCGCACCGGAAGGCTGCACGACATGAAGGTGCTGACCGAAAAGGCTCATGCCGCAGGCGCGATCACCGTCTGGGATCTCGCCCATACCGCCGGCGCCCTGCCGGTCGACCTGGCCGACGCCGACGCGGATTTCGCGGTTGGCTGCACCTACAAATATCTGAACGGCGGGCCTGGCGCGCCGGCCTTCATCTATGTTGCCCCGCGTCATGCGCACAAGGTGCGGCCGGCGCTGTCCGGCTGGCTGGGGCACGAACGGCCCTTCGCCTTCGATCTCGGTTATCGTCCGGGCGGCGGTATCGACCGCATGCGGGTCGGCACGCCGCCGATCATCGGGCTTGCGGCGCTCGACGCCGCACTCGATGCCTGGGACGGCGTCGATATGGCGGACCTGCGGCGGCAGTCGATAAACCTCTGCGATCTGTTCGTCGCGGAAGTCGAAAAGCGCTGCCCGATGCTGAAGCTCGGTTCTCCTCGCGATGGGACGAAGCGCGGCAGCCAGATTTCCTTTCTGCACGATGAAGGCTACGCGATCATGCAGGCCCTGATCGCGCGCGGCGTGATCGGCGATTTCCGCGCTCCGAACGCCATTCGCTTCGGCTTCACGCCCCTCTATATCGGCGAGGCCGAGGTGTTGGGAGCAGTGAATATCCTCGAAGACATCATGACCAATCGCCTCTGGGACACAGCCGAATATAAACAGCGGGCATTGGTGACCTGA
- a CDS encoding MarR family winged helix-turn-helix transcriptional regulator, whose amino-acid sequence MTEERAASPRKLSKVVPYRLARSNAEMMKLVSLLCEANGFKLNIWRVMSAIGTYQSISPMEIGKLTTIDKAMVSRAIRELVDRDLIDRRTDARDARWAQIQLTAAGTAIYEKMVAGIDALERHMFGDLPPEKTAAFMEILELIERRARLARDMVELNGKAGLARLLGGDAE is encoded by the coding sequence ATGACGGAAGAACGGGCCGCGTCCCCCCGAAAGCTCTCCAAGGTCGTGCCTTACCGGCTCGCGCGCAGCAACGCGGAAATGATGAAGCTCGTCAGCCTGCTTTGCGAGGCCAACGGTTTCAAGCTGAATATCTGGCGGGTCATGTCCGCGATCGGCACCTATCAATCGATCTCGCCGATGGAAATCGGCAAGCTTACGACGATCGACAAGGCGATGGTGTCGCGCGCGATCCGCGAACTGGTCGACCGCGACCTGATCGACCGCCGCACCGACGCACGTGATGCGCGATGGGCCCAGATCCAGCTGACGGCAGCAGGAACGGCCATCTACGAAAAGATGGTGGCCGGCATCGATGCCCTCGAGAGACACATGTTCGGCGATCTGCCGCCCGAAAAGACCGCAGCATTCATGGAGATACTCGAACTGATCGAACGTCGCGCCAGGTTGGCCCGTGATATGGTGGAATTGAACGGTAAAGCCGGTTTGGCGCGGCTGTTGGGGGGCGATGCCGAGTAG